The Denticeps clupeoides chromosome 5, fDenClu1.1, whole genome shotgun sequence genome includes a region encoding these proteins:
- the col28a1b gene encoding LOW QUALITY PROTEIN: collagen, type XXVIII, alpha 1b (The sequence of the model RefSeq protein was modified relative to this genomic sequence to represent the inferred CDS: inserted 1 base in 1 codon): MAKGVLLYFFLLGLLPGISGQERVPGRYGEGGHVCALDIAFILDSSESAKLLLFGSEKTFVNSFSQKVTQMKLGDWELRIRLAAIQYSSIVFVDHKFSDWKNLDEFLKRLGDMVYIGQGTYTTYAITNATQLFHQETRPDSVRVALLMTDGQDHPRNPDVISAAAEAKSSNIKIFTIGLTDVAQQTQARAKLRAIASAPAQQFVHSLREARLEETLLQEISALALEECPKRLPPVCPCEKGERGLPGYTGPKGEPGFDGLAGAKGSKGEHGLDGRHGLDGVEGRPGYKGDKGERGDCGAPGFKGDKGTLGFQGPRGPRGLQGVNGPPGDQGPEGLLGPKGDRGTQGAPGPQGDAGVGYPGQKGDKGIQGLPGPNGLRGTGEPGLPGPPGLPGKQGVQGEPGEGEPGPKGERGFEGPKGGRGPSGVGIKGQQGNVGPPGAPGPLGGPGTGIQGEKGNQGPIGPPGVRGLPGLGLIGPKGEQGFAGEPGLPGERGIGPPGPKGEHGLVGLNGPPGSPGDDGSTGTKGEIGLPGPRGLDGPPGRGLPGEKGERGDRGGRGPPGTVGPLGSSGPKGNQGVPGPPGSIGPPGRGIPGAKGDSGPVGPVGPMGEPGVGIIGPKGERGTAGPTGSPGGKGNGYPGPPGAPGMPGLTGEAGPEGRGLPGPKGDRGGPGRPGPTGSPGTGQIGPKGSIGQNGPPGXSGMPGEGIQGPKGDAGYQGLPGPRGEPGNGLPGVKGDRGFTGERGIKGEKGVHGELGSEGRPGRVGQKGEPGLTRAEIIEIVRSICACGMVCRVTPLELVFVIDSSESVGPENFAIVKDFVNGIVDHASVSPNVTRVGVVLYSHIHMVVTSLAQNATQDDVKSAVRRMVYLGEGTYTGSALRQSNRLFQAARPSIRKVAVVITDGQTDTRDVVKLEDAVREAHSANIETFVIGVVNQSDPFYEDFLAELNIMASDPDKEHVFMVHDFSTLPALENKLLQHICERNNGELLSRVPSTHLATGTHTPLSEAEETDTLTGPFLKPEPPVTFENDTRFPSPSRPVKPVTRFPPRPPITDTPTVRTEDDQCKEALDPGPCGTYVVKWYFEPKANSCAQFWYGGCKGNQNRFDTEKSCRSACVKG, from the exons ATGGCTAAAGGCGTGCTCCTGTACTTTTTTCTGCTGGGTCTTTTACCTGGGATTAGCGGCCAGGAGAGGGTGCCTGGAAGATATGGAGAAGGTG GCCATGTGTGTGCACTGGATATTGCATTCATCTTGGACAGCTCGGAGAGTGCTAAACTGCTGCTGTTTGGGAGTGAGAAGACCTTTGTCAACTCTTTCAGCCAGAAGGTCACGCAGATGAAGCTGGGTGACTGGGAACTGAGGATCCGCCTGGCAGCCATTCAGTACAGCAGCATTGTTTTTGTGGACCACAAATTCAGCGACTGGAAGAACCTTGATGAATTCCTTAAGCGGCTTGGTGACATGGTTTACATCGGCCAAGGGACCTACACCACCTATGCGATCACCAATGCCACCCAGCTGTTCCATCAAGAAACCAGGCCTGACAGTGTGAGGGTGGCTCTTCTCATGACAGATGGCCAAGATCATCCCAGGAATCCTGACGTTATCAGTGCAGCAGCAGAGGCCAAGAGTAGCAACATAAAGATCTTCACAATAGGATTAACCGACGTAGCACAGCAGACCCAGGCCAGAGCCAAACTTCGGGCCATTGCCAGCGCTCCAGCCCAGCAATTTGTACACAGCCTCAGAGAAGCCAGACTGGAGGAGACCCTCCTTCAGGAAATT AGTGCACTTGCTCTTGAAGAG TGCCCAAAGCGACTGCCACCTGTGTGCCCATgtgagaagggagagagaggtcTGCCAGGATACACA GGCCCGAAGGGGGAGCCTGGATTTGATGGATTAGCAGGTGCCAAAGGGTCAAAG GGAGAACATGGTTTGGATGGACGCCATGGACTGGATGGTGTTGAG GGTAGACCGGGCTATAAGGGTGACAAG GGCGAGAGAGGCGATTGTGGAGCTCCTGGGTTTAAAGGTGATAAG GGAACATTGGGATTTCAAGGGCCAAGAGGACCAAGAGGACTGCAG ggTGTGAATGGACCCCCTGGGGACCAAGGCCCAGAAGGACTTTTAGGACCAAAA GGGGACAGAGGAACTCAGGGTGCTCCAGGACCACAAGGAGATGCAGGTGTTGGATATCCTGGTCAAAAG GGGGACAAAGGGATCCAGGGATTACCAGGACCAAATGGCCTCAGAGGAACAGGAGAACCAGGCCTGCCA GGTCCACCAGGGTTACCAGGAAAACAAGGAGTTCAAGGAGAGCCAGGTGAAGGTGAACCAGGACCCAAG GGTGAAAGAGGCTTTGAGGGCCCAAAGGGTGGCCGTGGTCCTTCTGGAGTTGGAATCAAAGGTCAACAG GGTAATGTAGGACCACCAGGAGCACCTGGACCATTAGGAGGCCCTGGCACAGGAATCCAAGGAGAAAAG GGAAACCAAGGGCCTATCGGCCCACCTGGTGTCAGAGGTCTACCTGGGTTAGGGTTAATTGGACCTAAG GGAGAACAGGGGTTTGCTGGTGAACCTGGACTGCCAGGGGAAAGGGGTATTGGACCACCGGGACCTAAA GGTGAGCATGGATTAGTAGGGCTGAATGGTCCTCCAGGTTCCCCAGGTGATGATGGATCCACAGGAACAAAG GGAGAAATTGGTTTACCTGGACCTAGAGGACTAGATGGGCCACCTGGGCGAGGCCTACCTGGCGAAAAG GGAGAGCGAGGAGATCGGGGGGGCAGGGGACCACCAGGGACTGTTGGACCTCTAGGTTCCTCAGGGCCAAAG GGAAACCAAGGAGTTCCAGGTCCACCAGGTTCAATCGGTCCACCAGGAAGGGGCATACCAGGTGCCAAG GGCGATTCTGGTCCTGTTGGTCCAGTTGGGCCTATGGGAGAACCAGGAGTAGGGATTATTGGGCCAAAG GGTGAGAGAGGAACCGCTGGCCCCACTGGATCACCTGGGGGGAAAGGGAATGGCTACCCTGGACCACCG GGAGCACCAGGTATGCCTGGATTAACAGGAGAAGCTGGACCAGAGGGAAGAGGTCTACCTGGACCCAAG GGAGATCGTGGGGGACCAGGCCGTCCTGGACCAACTGGTTCACCTGGCACTGGCCAGATAGGTCCAAAG GGTTCCATTGGTCAGAATGGACCACCTG CCTCGGGGATGCCGGGAGAAGGTATCCAAGGGCCAAAG GGAGATGCGGGATATCAAGGATTACCAGGTCCAAGAGGGGAACCAGGAAATGGCCTACCTGGAGTGAAG GGGGACAGAGGGTTCACTGGTGAACGAGGAATTAAAGGAGAAAAAGGCGTCCATGGAGAATTGGGATCAGAGGGAAGACCG GGGAGAGTTGGGCAAAAGGGGGAACCTGGCCTTACA AGGGCTGAGATTATTGAAATAGTCAGATCAATTTGTG CTTGTGGAATGGTTTGCCGGGTGACCCCACTGGAGCTGGTCtttgtgattgacagctcagaGAGCGTGGGCCCTGAGAACTTTGCAATAGTCAAGGACTTTGTGAACGGCATAGTCGACCATGCATCAGTGAGTCCCAATGTGACCCGCGTTGGGGTAGTGCTCTACAGCCACATCCATATGGTGGTTACCAGCCTGGCCCAGAATGCAACGCAAGATGATGTCAAGTCGGCCGTGCGGAGGATGGTGTATTTGGGAGAGGGTACATATACGGGTAGCGCCCTCCGGCAGTCCAACCGTCTCTTCCAAGCAGCCCGCCCCAGCATTCGCAAAGTTGCAGTGGTGATAACTGATGGCCAGACTGACACACGAGACGTAGTGAAGTTGGAGGATGCTGTAAGGGAGGCCCATTCAGCCAACATCGAGACATTTGTCATCGGAGTGGTCAACCAAAGTGACCCATTCTATGAAGATTTTTTGGCAGAGCTCAATATTATGGCTTCTGACCCAGACAAAGAGCATGTTTTTATGGTCCATGACTTCAGCACACTGCCTG CTCTGGAGAATAAGCTGCTCCAACACATCTGTGAGCGTAATAATGGAGAACTGTTGAGTCGTGTTCCCAGCACCCATCTTGCTACTGGCACCCACACTCCATTATCTGAAGCAGAAGAGACAGACACGCTCACAGGACCATTTTTGAAG CCAGAACCACCTGTGAcgtttgagaatgacacaagaTTCCCTTCACCATCAAGACCTGTGAAGCCAGTGACGAGATTCCCACCCCGGCCCCCCATCACTGACACACCTACTGTACGTACAGAAG ATGACCAGTGCAAAGAGGCTCTGGATCCTGGTCCATGTGGAACATATGTGGTTAAATGGTATTTCGAGCCCAAGGCAAATTCATGTGCTCAGTTCTGGTATGGAGGCTGCAAGGGAAACCAGAACCGGTTTGACACAGAGAAGAGCTGCCGAAGTGCCTGCGTGAAAGGGTGA
- the atxn1b gene encoding ataxin-1, with protein MKSNQERNNECLPPKKRDLLVVEERTLLSVGESQRGENLAWLASVASMASLAPVNTTHGNSECPIISENLTSSQEPLSMVREYTPSLSSSNASSLSRVSPPLSTQPTVYSSNITLPGGTIQYTPLPQNVQLIGPYTGYISSPIIPSTCGPVQLQRPQQEAYVTAIVSQASNGDQQHHQQHQQVSATGLTVTSPLPTLAQPAGQCIQIEGSPLGMAVTPPATQLPVQLHPHSTVLTSALTLTPSQVLLQYTDNIRTSQAKELVYNGTLADAGVSKQPSVVKAVISHREQDQRLTPQSPNLQTRTQVILPAEYTTDCSVLHNSLGKPIPRQSRDSTFSVASTENIASAVPATITPHALLQTSHRSTQELAAGLFSATPLPIIGYISSSGHQQSLGDQTNLTQHLVISSNPSLLIPVTSGGSAENEVSCNTAISTGPSSNPTIPAQTALSLPQTYKNMTPAVTLTKSDATGLNGHHSTGTKTVIHQTQIPMHDTIPVSMAAPSASQSPLTSPSASLPPYFMKGSIIQLADGLLKRVEDLRTEDFIHSAEVSSELKIDSSTVERIDCSHTPDLVIIHFSVGEHRALVRVEVLVEYPFFVFGQGWSSCCPDRTTQLLALTCAKLSVGDVCVSLTLKSLRNGSLHKEQTTGSLVTDYPAPFKPSKDDGPPRNKVPKRDSHENGVSIGPGYKAGGEAEVKCKMNSQTLMENGGPDKGIKITCMPQTRQTDICAPQRRVGRKRRWSAPEKREADRSYEEPPMTLPKPSFISQEVKISIEGRSRTGH; from the exons ATGAAATCAAATCAAGAGCGCAATAATGAATGCCTTCCGCCAAAGAAGCGTGATCTCCTGGTTGTGGAAGAGCGAACCTTGCTGTCTGTGGGAGAGAGTCAGCGTGGGGAGAATCTTGCCTGGCTTGCCAGTGTTGCCAGTATGGCCAGTCTGGCTCCAGTAAACACTACCCATGGCAACAGTGAATGTCCCATTATCAGTGAAAATCTTACCTCCTCCCAGGAGCCACTCTCAATGGTGAGAGAATACACGCCATCCCTCTCCTCCTCTAATGCCTCCTCTTTGTCCAGAGTGTCTCCTCCACTGTCTACCCAACCTACTGTGTATTCATCCAACATCACACTTCCTGGAGGTACTATTCAGTACACCCCTCTGCCCCAAAATGTACAACTCATTGGTCCCTACACTGGCTACATCTCATCCCCTATCATCCCTTCCACCTGTGGTCCAGTCCAGTTGCAGCGACCGCAGCAGGAAGCCTATGTCACAGCCATTGTCTCCCAGGCCTCCAATGGAGACCAGCAGCACCACCAACAGCATCAACAAGTTAGTGCCACGGGACTCACTGTGACATCTCCTTTGCCCACTTTGGCCCAGCCAGCTGGTCAGTGTATACAGATTGAAGGCTCCCCTCTGGGCATGGCAGTCACTCCCCCTGCCACACAACTACCTGTGCAACTTCACCCTCACTCAACAGTCCTGACGTCTGCTCTCACACTCACTCCCTCCCAGGTCCTGCTCCAGTACACTGATAACATCCGCACCAGTCAAGCCAAGGAACTGGTGTATAATGGAACTTTAGCTGATGCTGGTGTGTCAAAACAGCCCAGTGTGGTGAAGGCAGTCATCAGCCATAGAGAGCAAGATCAGAGGCTTACCCCACAGAGCCCCAACCTCCAGACCCGAACACAGGTCATACTCCCAGCTGAGTACACCACAGACTGCTCTgtgcttcacaactcgctgggGAAACCCATCCCCAGACAGTCTAGGGACTCCACATTCTCTGTTGCTTCCACAGAGAACATTGCGTCTGCAGTCCCTGCAACCATCACCCCCCATGCTCTCCTACAGACATCCCACAGAAGCACCCAGGAACTGGCAGCTGGGCTCTTCTCTGCCACTCCACTGCCAATTATTGGCTACATCTCCAGTAGTGGTCATCAACAGTCCCTTGGTGACCAAACCAACCTTACACAGCACCTGGTGATCTCAAGTAACCCATCTCTTCTCATCCCTGTAACTTCTGGGGGATCAGCTGAGAATGAAGTATCCTGCAATACAGCTATCTCCACAGGACCTTCCTCGAACCCCACCATTCCTGCTCAGACAGCTCTATCCTTGCCTCAGACCTACAAAAATATGACCCCTGCTGTCACTCTTACTAAATCTGATGCCACGGGCTTGAATGGGCATCACTCTACAGGCACTAAAACTGTCATCCACCAGACCCAGATCCCAATGCATGACACCATCCCTGTCAGCATGGCGGCACCCTCAGCCTCACAATCACCGCTGACATCTCCATCTGCCTCACTTCCTCCATACTTCATGAAAGGCTCCATTATTCAGCTGGCTGATGGTTTGCTGAAGCGAGTGGAGGACCTGCGCACCGAGGACTTTATCCATAGCGCAGAGGTGAGCAGTGAGCTGAAGATTGACTCCAGCACAGTGGAGCGCATTGACTGTAGCCACACACCTGACCTCGTCATTATACACTTCTCTGTTGGAGAGCACAGAGCGCTG gTAAGGGTAGAGGTGCTGGTGGAGTacccattttttgtttttgggcaAGGCTGGTCCTCCTGTTGCCCAGACAGAACCACACAGCTGTTGGCGCTGACTTGTGCTAAGCTGTCAGTTGGTGATGTTTGCGTTTCCCTGACCCTCAAGAGCCTCAGGAATGGTTCACTACATAAAGAGCAAACCACTGGATCTCTAGTTACTGATTACCCTGCCCCTTTTAAACCATCCAAGGATGATGGCCCACCAAGAAACAAAGTACCCAAGAGAGACAGCCACGAAAATGGAGTAAGTATAGGGCCAGGATAcaaagctggaggagaagctgaggtAAAATGCAAGATGAATTCACAGACCCTCATGGAAAATGGAGGCCCTGACAAGGGCATAAAAATTACATGCATGCCCCAAACCCGCCAAACAGACATCTGTGCCCCACAAAGACGGGTGGGGCGCAAAAGGCGGTGGTCTGCCCCAGAGAAACGTGAGGCAGACAGATCATATGAGGAACCTCCGATGACTCTACCAAAACCCTCTTTTATTTCTCAAGAGGTTAAAATCAGCATTGAAGGCAGATCAAGGACTGGCCACTAA